A genome region from Anastrepha ludens isolate Willacy chromosome 3, idAnaLude1.1, whole genome shotgun sequence includes the following:
- the LOC128857220 gene encoding small ubiquitin-related modifier 3, with product MSDEKKGETEHINLKVLGQDNAVVQFKIKKHTPLRKLMNAYCDRAGLSMQVVRFRFDGQPINENDTPTSLEMEEGDTIEVYQQQTGGRN from the exons ATGTCCGACGAAAAGAAG gGAGAAACAGAGCACATCAATCTGAAAGTCTTGGGTCAAGACAATGCTGTTGTccagttcaaaattaaaaaacatacaCCCTTAAGAAAGCTTATGAATGCTTATTGCGACAGAGCG ggGCTATCCATGCAAGTAGTACGGTTTCGTTTTGATGGTCAGCcaataaatgaaaatgacaCACCAACATCATTGGAGATGGAAGAAGGTGATACTATCGAAGTGTACCAACAGCAGACGGGAGGccgaaattaa
- the LOC128857219 gene encoding zinc finger matrin-type protein 3-like, with protein MSNKFLAGYHIPTIQQGVQPPASLLPTSTEEQQQQDVDTCSQYQNINRYIPPGLQGTNYIPPLPAKPPLKRKYSAGPGNIKKDSLTEAAMDGLLVIFQGRDGSYPDELNKLIHPLHCTLCGVQMNSSKSAKDHYESKQHDRHITNWLNKNYVEKGLTPPTVKRFIKDGQSGPEAFHCEICDLKFGSLAHASQHYSGRKHKLVASKVSQPSGAGYYNAQNKWVRTGTKYIPKTNDERFGIGELFKLQAVESMPDSGTTPDTTTPTTAIDITAVNPADIKAISTGGTTSEVEPKSLYCDLCKVNATSKGQMTMHLQGVKHKKKMKALSLEHFVAQTIPLPNMPATANTEDTILESLKQSNPSTDLSMYRTPSGSYYCECCNISMCHIAALQQHLTGKRHLKKVSEVKEREKHEAKSKMESKK; from the coding sequence ATGAGTAACAAATTTCTGGCTGGCTACCATATTCCCACAATTCAACAAGGCGTGCAACCACCCGCTTCACTACTTCCAACTTCCACTGAGGAGCAGCAACAGCAAGATGTGGATACTTGCAGtcaatatcaaaatattaaTCGATATATTCCTCCAGGCTTACAGGGAACAAATTATATACCACCATTGCCTGCGAAACCGCCGCTGAAACGTAAGTACAGTGCAGGTCCTGGCAATATAAAGAAGGATTCATTGACTGAAGCAGCCATGGATGGACTGTTAGTAATATTTCAAGGCCGCGATGGAAGCTATCCAGATGAGTTAAACAAGTTGATACATCCCCTGCATTGCACATTATGTGGTGTGCAAATGAATTCGTCAAAAAGCGCCAAGGATCACTATGAGTCTAAGCAGCATGATCGCCATATAACCAATTGGTTGAATAAGAATTATGTGGAGAAAGGACTTACACCACCGACAGTTAAGAGATTCATTAAGGATGGACAAAGCGGCCCAGAGGCTTTCCACTGCGAAATCTGTGATTTGAAATTTGGTTCTTTGGCACATGCCAGCCAACATTACTCAGGCCGCAAGCATAAACTGGTAGCTAGCAAGGTTTCGCAACCTTCAGGAGCTGGTTATTACAATGCTCAAAATAAATGGGTGCGCACTGGCaccaaatatataccaaaaaccAATGACGAGCGTTTTGGTATCGGTGAATTGTTCAAATTACAAGCAGTTGAAAGTATGCCTGATAGTGGCACCACACCTGATACTACAACACCTACAACTGCTATCGACATAACTGCGGTTAACCCGGCTGACATTAAAGCCATTTCCACTGGAGGAACTACTAGCGAAGTTGAACCGAAATCGTTGTACTGTGATTTATGTAAAGTAAACGCCACCTCGAAGGGGCAGATGACAATGCATTTGCAAGgagtaaaacacaaaaaaaagatgAAAGCTTTGAGCTTGGAACATTTTGTTGCACAGACAATACCTTTACCCAATATGCCGGCAACAGCTAACACCGAAGATACAATATTAGAAAGTCTGAAGCAAAGCAACCCGAGCACTGACTTATCTATGTATCGAACTCCAAGTGGCTCTTATTATTGCGAATGCTGTAACATATCCATGTGTCATATTGCGGCGTTACAACAACATTTGACCGGCAAAAGGCATTTGAAAAAAGTGAGCGAAGTCAAAGAGAGGGAAAAGCATGAAGCCAAAAGTAAGATGGAATCTAAGAAATAA